The segment ACTCTCTTCATTCCCGAATGCAATTTGTTCCTATCTTCCACGCACGACTTCCGATCACTCTCCGATGGTTATTGAATTTAAGAtggatcctttctcttatggtccCTCGCCTTTTcgctttcaacaaatgtgggtggaccaTCCACAGTTTTTAAAGTGTGTTTGCCAGGCGTGGTCTGCGACTGTTGTTGGTCATGGTCTCACTAAATTGGCAGTCAAGTTGAAGAATACTAAGGTGGCTTTGCGGGAATGGAATAAACATATTTTCAGCCATACCATGATGCATATTACTTCTCTTGAGAGTCACATTGAAGAGCTGGAAAGTAAACTTCATCAAAGTTGGGATGAAGCAAAGGAGAGGGATCTTCTTGTCTCGTCTTAGGAACTAGATATTTGGCTTCGTCATGAAGCTACAAGATTGGCTTAGATTTCTAAATTAAAATGGCACATGAAAGGTGATCGGAATACAAATTTTTTCCATGCTTGCCTTGCCAATAAACGGCGTAAAAGAGTGGTGGATATAAGGTGTTGGAATGGGATGGTTTTCAATTCTCCGGAGAGTCTTCATCAAGGGGCTGTggatttcttttctaattttctgcaaGGCATGCCAACTAGATTGTTAACTGACTTGTCGACTCTTATTTCACCAGTTATTTCAGACTCTGACAGTTCTATTCTATGCTCAGTTCCTACtatgaatgaagttttctcAGCTCTTTCTTCTATCCCTTCTAATAGTGCTCTGGGACCTGATGGATTCGGGTTGGGTTTTTTCAAAAGTTACTGGGAGGTAGTGAAAGAGGATGTCTTAGAAGCCATAtctgaattttttgtttctaagcAGCTCCCAAGATTTTTTACAGCCTCTTTTCTTGTCTTAATCCCAAAGGTTGATAATCCTTCTGGGTTTGAtaagtttaggcctattagcctaTGCttggtgttttataaaatatgttccaaGATCATTGTTAATTGCTTGACAGGTCTCCTCCCATGAATGATATCGTGGGAAGAAGGCACTTTCATCCAgggaagaagtatttttgagaatattagcatTGTGCAGGAAATGGTACAATCAATTAATAAGAAGGCccatggtggtaatatcatgATCAAGCTTGATATGGTTAAGGCTTATGATTGGGTGGACTGGTCTTTTCTTATCGAGGTTCTTTGCTGTTTTGGCTTCTCTCCAAATTTTTGTGATCTTATCAAAACCTGTATTTCGACTCCATGgcattctattatgatgaatggcacTTCTAAAGGCTTTTTTCAAGGGGGCCGTGGCTTGCGTCAGGGTGACCCCCTCTccccctatttatttattattttgcaaGAAGTTCTCTCTCGACTTCTTAATCAAAGTGTTGAGGCTTGAAAATTTGGCCAATTCTGGCAGGCCGAGGTATGCCTATAATTTCTaatcttatgtatgctgatgatgtggtgcttttttctaatggtagttcTAAAGCCATCAGGGAGATTTTAGTCGTGCTTCATAAATATGAAAGTTGGTCGGGACAATGCATTAACCATTCTAAATCTACCATCTACTGCTCTCAAATATCTTGGCGTGCCAATTATCTTGGGTCGACTCAAACAGGTGTATTTGGAAGATATGGTATCtaaaatccaaaagaaaatgtggcgcccccgacccccatgtaaggaaaacatgggaatcgagacgccgggatgatgacaacacggtcacacatcccaacgaaagtgccaagtgtgtatacatgcaacagtgtacaataacaacgcagcggattagtcaactaagtaccagaatttaaatacaatctaaacatcagtaaaagggttcaaaaagttatacagtcatccaaaataaagtttaacacatgtcccaaaatacaaataagcaaaataagataactaagctagtgatcccagatcactcctcgggcagagccgtctcctcaggctcgccctcttcctcctcatctgcatcaaaatctgcgttaccacagaatggtaccgcaggtaagtataacccaaataatcctcaggaataaaatgcatttaatgcaaccaacatgcatgcatatgataaaaatatgcatttatctcaaaacatcattttccccgaaaatgacaattttccaacatacgccaaaatcccattggCCCAAATAACCATGaaatattttcccagaaaatgatttacacaaaaatccaacgcacactatttttccagaaaatagccaattaatccgttattaacctatgcaccatggcctcccctagggaccatccgcacgtcctgacttcgtagcgatgctcGGTTCCGTGCCTAGCACGTACgtagccaagcacccactacgcaacgagcgatgcccagttccgcgcccagcgcgtacgtagccaagcatcctctagtccccgcaggaccacggagtcggcacgaatctctcgtccgatcctaTTGTCACctagcgacaatccaggggacgttactctgtatattccgctcccgagtaaccagaggagctccaccgagataatgccccatctcggcttggggtcgtgatacacacgcaccctaaaacattctcacataaaatcagaattttccaaatcacacataagcatgaatgcaatacatgaaaacccagttttctttacaaacatgatcatgcatgaaataatgatatgcacatgtaccaacacaaatcaacaaccatcaataaccaatccaatcaaaccaacccaagcAACTCCAATCATAAGTCCATCcaacccccgaactcctcggactcagtccggcaaatcCAAAcaacagtgaaatgcgttagtgcagaaaatacattaaattcacaagaattctttggagaaatacttatagtgcaatatagcaattttcgaaggatcacgaagctgcaagtggtgacgtctgagcaacaccatagtgtaaaatacactgaggccatgggtcacagatacccacttttcaacggaggcaaacgaaaacccaaaaatggtagggtagggcctagagaggtcggtgaagccaatggttgTGGCGGTTTGCCGTGgttggcggcgcaaggggtggttttaggccaaaaatgccgaaatcggagatgggcttggttgtgcttcaccggtgacggatcggagccggggttgggtccattgggttaccaagaggtcggggatgaagtggtgtgaagatggtggccggaggtggcgcgacggcggcgctggagcgaaagtggcCCCGCGGCTTTGAAGAGCTGGTGGTGGTTAACGGCGGCGCAAGggaggctgagattggagggaaaTGTTCGTCGGCAGCTGGGGAGGCTGGGGGACCGGGCGGTGAcggtcaccgccggctcacggcggcgggctgggtggagggGAGAAACGCacgaggagagagagggaggctggTCGCGCGGggagaaggagaaataaggaggaaaaagaaaagaaagaaaagaaaatgaggaaaagaaaaatagagggaaaagaaatgaggtccaatcctcatgggtcacaaaaatgatccaacggaaacgattttaaaaccacaagttaaataaaataatttaaacgtaatggtaaagtcaaattgaaataattaaatcccacagtaattaatttaaatattaaaagcaatttaaatgcataacaataaataaatattaagaaagcacataaaaattaattttcaccaaattaaaaatcctaaaaataacccaattaaaaatccaataattttaaaacaagagaataaattttcgaataaataaaaataatccttcagtaaaaatacactaaaatacgaggtgttacaaaaaatatcaggttggaaaatgaaaattctttcGGTTGGTGGCAGACTAATCTTATTGCGGTATGTTCTTTCTAGTATGGCACTCCATATCTTTGCAGTTCTTCAGGTCCTGCAATCCACTATCAAAACTCTCCATCGTATGATGAACACATTTTTCTGGGGGGAGGTACATGGTAAGAGTAAGaaaaaaatgggtggcctgGAATTTTATATGTCGTCCCGTGGAGGAAGGTGGCTTGGCACTAAGAAATCTGGATGATATGCAACAAGCCCTTCACTCTCGTTTTGCATGGAATCTCATTCAAGGTAATTCTATATGGGCCAACTTTTTTAAGGGTAAGTATGTGGGTACCAAACCCTGGACCCTGATTGACCCAACTATGGGcactaggttttggaaaatgattgctaaAACTCTTCCTTTGGTTTTGGATAACACTAAATGGAGTCTTAAAGAAGGAAATGTTttcttctggtatgataaatggcaGGAGAGAGGTCCTTTAGCTAATGATATGCCTATTGTGGGTAATTCTCTCCTTAAAGTTAAGGACTgcaaattatctaataattggGATGTGGATTTTATTCTCTAGTTAGTGGGCCCGGATAATCTAGACGGTATTTTAGAGGATATTTGTAAATCTAAACCAGGTTTGGATGTGCTGTTATGGACAAAAAATGATAACAGATTGTTTTCTATCAAGTCAACTTGGGATTGTGTTCGTATTTATAACAatccgctagaaattcattggtggaatttctattgactttaggaatttcGTAAAagccccataagtttttacgaatcgaccaatcgcaaaagttttagtctgtcaacatagttagtgttatcactcactatggtgctagaaatatgagtttcatttatttggggtggttagaagtgtcagaatacattatggtctacgccattagactcagtggattgtttaggattttatggcacaatagcatattttcataattccggacgaaacgtctgttggaaattgtgaaattatttttaggggtacttcgATGTTAAATTTCGgaaaaagattttcactataggttaatatgaatatttagaattttttagtgttaagtttatgattcattttttcggagtgaatagtaacctcagtaagcgcaccaattgcagtgtttcaaaatcacagtgtagaatgtccaaattagattagagaaattttatttggacacttggcaagattagtgaataatattagacacttggcaccatgatgagctttgatggatttgaaggaatcaagttGTGAAATCAtaccacttaa is part of the Juglans regia cultivar Chandler unplaced genomic scaffold, Walnut 2.0 Scaffold_650, whole genome shotgun sequence genome and harbors:
- the LOC108997855 gene encoding uncharacterized protein LOC108997855, yielding MKGDRNTNFFHACLANKRRKRVVDIRCWNGMVFNSPESLHQGAVDFFSNFLQGMPTRLLTDLSTLISPVISDSDSSILCSVPTMNEVFSALSSIPSNSALGPDGFGLGFFKSYWEVVKEDVLEAISEFFVSKQLPRFFTASFLVLIPKVDNPSGFDKFRPISLCLVFYKICSKIIVNCLTGLLP